Proteins encoded together in one Candidatus Acidiferrales bacterium window:
- the coaD gene encoding pantetheine-phosphate adenylyltransferase: MKIAIYPGTFDPVTNGHVDVAARAARLFDKVIICVAVNSTKAPIFSGPERVKLVKEAVKGIKNIEVEEFDGLLVDYAKSKNAGAIVRGLRAVSDFEYEFQIALTNRKLCADIDTIFLMPDEKYTYLNSSIVREIAKFGGDVSEFVPPHVRKELAQKLGMQNISQGGNSFNDIHVKKSR; the protein is encoded by the coding sequence ATGAAAATTGCAATTTATCCGGGGACTTTCGACCCGGTGACAAACGGGCACGTTGATGTCGCTGCCCGTGCCGCAAGACTTTTCGACAAAGTCATCATTTGCGTTGCCGTAAATTCAACCAAGGCTCCGATCTTCAGTGGTCCTGAACGAGTCAAATTGGTCAAGGAGGCCGTCAAGGGGATAAAGAACATAGAGGTAGAAGAATTCGACGGACTTCTGGTCGACTACGCCAAATCCAAAAATGCCGGTGCCATAGTCCGCGGTCTGCGGGCAGTATCGGATTTTGAATATGAGTTTCAAATTGCTCTGACCAACAGGAAGCTCTGTGCCGATATCGACACAATCTTCTTGATGCCCGATGAGAAATACACTTACTTGAACAGTTCCATAGTCAGAGAAATCGCCAAGTTCGGAGGAGACGTGAGTGAATTTGTACCACCACATGTAAGAAAGGAGTTGGCGCAAAAATTAGGGATGCAGAATATTTCACAAGGAGGAAACAGTTTTAATGATATCCACGTCAAAAAAAGTAGATAG
- the rsmD gene encoding 16S rRNA (guanine(966)-N(2))-methyltransferase RsmD: MRITGGTLRSRKLLTIKSDGLRPATDRLRETLFDILVNLFDFQETTALDLYAGTGSVGFEAISRGTHHVLFVEANPKVADVLGKNVKALGIEDKCRIHIMKTEKYLKLCEENFDFIFIDPPYAFNSMTHKIVDEILTKGIIKKSGIICVEHSKEYVPPASNLFRQKIFGSTILSFIKPEIR; encoded by the coding sequence ATGAGAATCACCGGCGGGACACTGCGTAGCAGGAAACTGCTCACGATCAAATCAGATGGACTCAGGCCTGCTACAGACAGGCTCAGAGAGACACTGTTTGATATTCTTGTCAACCTTTTCGATTTTCAAGAGACAACCGCATTGGATCTATATGCCGGTACGGGAAGCGTCGGATTTGAAGCGATAAGTCGCGGCACTCATCATGTGTTGTTCGTTGAAGCGAATCCAAAAGTTGCGGACGTCCTAGGCAAAAACGTGAAGGCGCTCGGCATCGAGGACAAATGCAGAATTCACATAATGAAAACGGAAAAATATCTCAAACTGTGCGAAGAAAATTTCGATTTTATTTTTATCGACCCGCCTTACGCGTTCAACAGCATGACTCATAAGATCGTTGACGAAATTCTCACGAAAGGCATAATAAAAAAATCAGGAATCATCTGCGTTGAACATTCGAAGGAGTATGTACCGCCAGCTTCGAATTTGTTCCGTCAAAAGATTTTTGGCTCAACGATTCTCTCTTTCATAAAGCCGGAGATAAGATGA